Proteins encoded within one genomic window of Flavobacterium sp. NG2:
- a CDS encoding O-acetylhomoserine aminocarboxypropyltransferase/cysteine synthase family protein, translated as MSTLKFETNALHAGHDVTKHAGTRAVPIYQTSSYVFNNSEHAANLFGLAESGYIYTRLNNPTNDILEQRLAALEGGIAAVVTASGTAAIATGLLSMLKTGDHIVASSSLYGGTFNLFNSTLPRLGITTTFVDPSDAANFEKAANENTKVIFVESLGNPKLDVLDLKAISKVANSLKVPFVVDNTVASPYLLNPIEHGANIVIHSLTKYIAGNGTSLGGVIIDAGTFDWSSGRFPEFTEPNPGYHGLVYHDALGAAAFIAKVRIEGLRDYGAALSPYNAFQIIQGLETLAVRVQKHSENGLALAQWLESQDQVAWVNYPGLKSSKYYDLAQQYLPKGQNGLVTFGLKAGFDAAKKVADDTKLFSLLANIGDTKSLIIHPASTTHQQLSDDQQVASGVTKDLIRLSVGLEDIDDLKADLKAVFDTL; from the coding sequence ATGAGCACTTTAAAATTTGAAACGAATGCATTGCATGCAGGGCATGATGTAACTAAACATGCAGGAACGAGAGCTGTTCCAATTTACCAAACATCATCGTATGTTTTTAACAATTCAGAACACGCGGCTAATTTATTTGGACTGGCTGAATCAGGTTACATTTACACGCGATTAAATAATCCAACAAATGATATTTTAGAGCAACGTTTGGCGGCTCTTGAAGGTGGTATTGCAGCAGTTGTTACGGCTTCTGGAACAGCGGCAATCGCTACAGGATTATTAAGCATGTTGAAAACTGGAGATCATATTGTGGCTTCGAGTAGTTTGTATGGTGGGACATTCAACTTGTTTAATTCAACTTTGCCAAGATTAGGGATTACAACAACATTTGTGGATCCTTCTGATGCAGCGAATTTTGAAAAAGCAGCGAACGAAAATACTAAAGTGATTTTTGTGGAAAGTTTAGGGAATCCAAAATTAGATGTATTGGATTTAAAAGCAATTTCAAAAGTGGCTAATTCTTTAAAGGTGCCTTTCGTTGTTGATAATACCGTTGCTTCACCATATTTATTGAATCCTATTGAGCATGGAGCTAATATTGTGATTCATTCTTTGACCAAATACATTGCAGGTAACGGGACTTCATTAGGAGGTGTTATTATTGATGCAGGAACTTTTGACTGGAGCAGTGGGCGTTTTCCTGAGTTTACAGAGCCAAATCCAGGTTATCATGGATTAGTTTATCACGATGCGTTAGGGGCGGCCGCTTTTATTGCCAAAGTGAGAATCGAAGGATTACGTGATTATGGAGCAGCTTTGAGTCCGTATAATGCTTTTCAAATTATTCAAGGATTAGAGACTTTGGCGGTGCGTGTTCAAAAACATAGTGAAAATGGATTGGCATTGGCACAATGGCTAGAATCTCAAGATCAAGTAGCATGGGTAAACTATCCAGGATTAAAATCAAGTAAGTATTATGATTTAGCACAACAATATTTACCTAAAGGACAAAACGGATTAGTGACTTTCGGTTTGAAAGCTGGTTTTGATGCTGCTAAAAAAGTTGCTGATGATACTAAATTGTTTTCGCTTTTAGCAAATATTGGAGATACAAAGTCATTAATCATTCATCCAGCAAGCACAACACACCAGCAGTTGTCAGACGATCAACAGGTCGCTTCAGGTGTTACTAAAGATTTAATCCGTCTTTCAGTAGGATTGGAAGATATCGATGACTTGAAAGCAGATTTAAAAGCCGTTTTTGATACTTTATAA
- a CDS encoding GLPGLI family protein, with amino-acid sequence MKKRVLLLVFVLTAYLSVKAQEFQGMAVYQSKTSSAEFKERMKGNKDITPEMQKRMEDRMKSMFEKTFILNFDKSASLYKEEEKLETPGQDGGGGRARMMSSMMGTGGAYYKNVKQKTYTIDKEFMGKQFLVKDSLPKLQWKMEGETRLIGGYNCFKATAVLSVTELDFNALRPKSDEEKKKEEQEAKEKKTNLFDNLMVPKEAVITAWYTPEIPVNQGPDKYWGLPGLILEINDGKTVILCSKIVLNPKEKTVIKPSTSGKVVSQKEYDEIVVKKTKEFMESNQRPGGGRGPGGPGGGRG; translated from the coding sequence ATGAAGAAAAGAGTTTTACTACTGGTTTTTGTTTTGACTGCTTATTTAAGCGTGAAAGCTCAGGAATTTCAGGGAATGGCGGTGTATCAATCCAAAACCAGTTCGGCTGAGTTCAAAGAGAGAATGAAGGGAAATAAAGATATTACTCCTGAAATGCAAAAAAGGATGGAGGACCGTATGAAATCTATGTTTGAAAAAACATTCATTCTTAATTTTGATAAATCGGCATCACTATATAAAGAGGAAGAAAAACTAGAAACTCCAGGTCAAGATGGTGGCGGAGGTAGGGCAAGAATGATGAGTTCGATGATGGGGACAGGCGGTGCTTACTATAAAAACGTAAAACAAAAGACCTATACCATCGATAAAGAATTTATGGGTAAGCAGTTTTTGGTTAAAGATTCTCTACCTAAGTTACAATGGAAAATGGAGGGTGAAACAAGATTAATTGGAGGGTATAATTGTTTTAAAGCCACAGCAGTTTTGTCAGTAACAGAGTTGGATTTTAATGCATTAAGACCAAAATCAGATGAGGAAAAAAAGAAAGAAGAGCAAGAAGCTAAAGAAAAGAAAACAAACCTATTCGATAATTTAATGGTGCCAAAAGAAGCAGTGATAACGGCATGGTATACTCCTGAGATTCCAGTAAATCAGGGGCCAGATAAATATTGGGGATTGCCAGGTTTGATTTTAGAAATAAATGATGGTAAGACGGTTATTCTGTGTTCTAAAATTGTTTTAAACCCTAAAGAAAAAACAGTCATAAAACCATCAACCTCTGGAAAGGTTGTTTCCCAAAAAGAATATGATGAAATAGTAGTCAAAAAGACAAAAGAATTTATGGAGTCTAATCAAAGACCTGGTGGTGGTAGAGGCCCAGGAGGACCTGGTGGCGGAAGAGGTTAA
- a CDS encoding polysaccharide lyase family 7 protein, producing MISLQSVKMTICCAALAATFSCTSDSEVSSAVESSEVLTESTTSLTAKTYVAPGSSSTFSAALAKCKLQTDYLTSDVTDLSSYASYFFYLSSGKMVLYNNGGASTRTELRRTDNFNKTSVRKMTISANLVSQPTGEVTLAQLHNQNATLPVLRVSVTGNTIYYKVNKEPVKGTSLTNNGAFTTTLPSSKLLQITLELTGNKYISATVNGEKRTFYIEDAWGSAFDNAYYFKTGVYCQSDGTAKLTYNSLSWE from the coding sequence ATGATTTCTTTACAGTCAGTAAAAATGACTATTTGTTGTGCAGCATTGGCTGCAACTTTTTCTTGTACTTCGGATAGTGAAGTGTCTAGTGCAGTAGAATCATCTGAAGTTCTAACGGAGTCAACAACAAGTTTAACGGCTAAAACGTATGTTGCGCCTGGTTCAAGCAGTACTTTTTCAGCAGCTTTGGCAAAATGTAAATTACAGACGGATTATCTTACCTCAGATGTAACAGATTTATCTTCTTATGCTTCTTATTTTTTCTATTTAAGTAGCGGCAAGATGGTACTGTATAATAATGGAGGGGCTTCAACTAGAACTGAACTTCGTAGAACGGATAATTTTAATAAAACATCTGTACGTAAAATGACTATTAGTGCTAACTTAGTAAGCCAGCCTACAGGTGAAGTTACACTAGCTCAATTACACAATCAAAATGCAACATTGCCTGTTTTAAGAGTTTCAGTTACGGGTAACACAATTTATTATAAAGTGAACAAAGAACCTGTAAAGGGGACTTCATTGACTAACAATGGTGCTTTTACAACTACTTTGCCTTCAAGTAAGTTGTTGCAAATTACCTTAGAACTTACAGGAAATAAATATATTAGTGCTACTGTGAATGGTGAAAAACGTACTTTTTATATTGAAGATGCATGGGGATCTGCTTTTGATAATGCCTATTATTTTAAAACAGGTGTGTATTGCCAGTCTGATGGAACAGCTAAGCTTACCTATAATAGCCTTAGTTGGGAATAA
- a CDS encoding sodium-translocating pyrophosphatase produces MNTIMIYLPIIMAIIGLVFMGVKRAWVLRQDAGDGKMASISDYIYEGALAFLKAEYRLLTFFVIGASIALSIISFIVPTTHILIVVAFVFGAFFSALAGNMGMKIATKTNVRTTQAARTSLPKALQVSFGGGTVMGLGVAGLAVLGLTGFFIFFFHYFMDGVWGVDGTEKMTIVLETLAGFSLGAESIALFARVGGGIYTKAADVGADLVGKVEAGIPEDDPRNPATIADNVGDNVGDVAGMGADLFGSYVATVLAAMVLGNYVIKDMGGSIQDVFGGIGPILLPMAIAGFGILFSIIGTMLVKISNDDAKEAEVQKALNIGNWVSIGLTAISCFFLVEYMLPQNMKMEFFGEGIQDISSMRVFFATIIGLIVGGVISSVTEYYTGLGTKPVMAIVQKSSTGAGTNVIAGLATGMISTFPTVLLFAAAIWSSYALAGFYGVALAASAMMATTAMQLAIDAFGPISDNAGGIAEMSELPKEVRTRTDILDSVGNTTAATGKGFAIASAALTSLALFAAYVTFTGIDGINIFKAPVLAMLFVGGMIPVVFSALAMNSVGKAAMDMVYEVRRQFKEIPGIMEGTGKPEYAKCVDISTKAALREMMLPGALTIGFPIAVVLLGKLVYSDNNQLIAEMLGGYMAGVTVSGVLWAVFQNNAGGAWDNAKKSFEAGVMINGEMTYKGSDAHKAAVTGDTVGDPFKDTSGPSMNILIKLTCLIGLVMAPILGNGSHTVSRDLASCCITASECTSMSKEECVAKGCTNVNCEHHQEMAACCAANGKCTSMSKEECVANGCTNKKCEHHPAKVTGCDMSKCEKMTKEECAKMCDDNGCSAEEKKVCLSHFDKNGKFVHTKGKSCCTKI; encoded by the coding sequence ATGAATACAATTATGATTTACTTACCAATAATCATGGCGATTATTGGACTTGTTTTTATGGGAGTCAAAAGAGCTTGGGTTTTAAGGCAAGATGCAGGTGATGGAAAAATGGCTTCTATTTCAGATTATATTTATGAAGGTGCTTTGGCGTTTCTTAAAGCCGAATATCGATTATTAACTTTCTTCGTTATTGGTGCAAGTATCGCACTATCAATAATATCTTTCATAGTTCCTACTACTCATATATTAATTGTGGTTGCTTTTGTATTTGGAGCTTTTTTCTCAGCTCTTGCTGGGAATATGGGAATGAAGATAGCAACCAAAACAAATGTTAGAACTACGCAAGCGGCACGAACTAGTTTGCCAAAAGCCTTACAAGTTTCTTTTGGTGGAGGTACGGTGATGGGGCTTGGCGTAGCAGGATTAGCTGTTTTAGGGCTTACCGGTTTCTTTATTTTCTTTTTTCATTATTTTATGGATGGTGTCTGGGGAGTTGATGGGACCGAAAAAATGACCATCGTACTTGAAACATTAGCAGGTTTTTCTTTAGGAGCAGAATCGATTGCGCTATTCGCTCGTGTTGGTGGAGGTATTTATACTAAAGCTGCCGATGTCGGTGCTGATTTAGTAGGTAAGGTCGAAGCAGGAATCCCTGAAGACGATCCACGTAATCCTGCAACTATCGCGGATAACGTGGGTGATAACGTAGGGGATGTTGCGGGTATGGGAGCCGATTTATTTGGGTCATATGTAGCGACAGTTTTGGCGGCTATGGTATTGGGTAATTATGTGATTAAAGACATGGGAGGCTCGATTCAAGATGTTTTTGGTGGAATTGGTCCAATTCTATTACCTATGGCAATTGCTGGTTTTGGAATTTTATTTTCCATCATTGGAACAATGTTAGTTAAAATATCAAATGATGATGCTAAGGAAGCCGAGGTGCAAAAGGCTTTAAATATTGGGAACTGGGTTTCGATTGGTTTAACTGCAATTTCATGCTTTTTTCTGGTGGAATATATGTTGCCTCAAAATATGAAAATGGAATTTTTTGGCGAAGGGATTCAAGATATTTCATCGATGCGAGTGTTTTTTGCAACTATTATTGGTTTGATAGTGGGTGGTGTGATTTCTTCGGTTACGGAATATTATACGGGTCTGGGGACGAAACCAGTAATGGCTATTGTTCAAAAATCTAGTACAGGTGCGGGAACCAATGTAATTGCAGGATTGGCAACGGGAATGATTTCTACTTTTCCAACGGTTTTGTTGTTTGCAGCTGCAATTTGGTCTTCTTATGCATTAGCAGGATTTTATGGGGTTGCCTTGGCAGCTTCGGCTATGATGGCAACTACTGCCATGCAATTAGCTATTGATGCTTTTGGTCCTATTTCAGATAATGCTGGTGGAATTGCTGAGATGAGTGAATTACCAAAAGAAGTACGTACTCGTACCGATATTTTAGATTCTGTCGGTAATACAACTGCAGCAACAGGTAAAGGTTTTGCAATTGCTTCGGCAGCCTTAACATCTTTGGCTTTGTTTGCGGCCTATGTGACTTTCACAGGAATTGACGGAATTAATATTTTTAAAGCGCCTGTTTTAGCGATGCTTTTTGTGGGTGGGATGATACCAGTTGTTTTTTCAGCTTTAGCGATGAATTCAGTAGGGAAGGCTGCAATGGATATGGTTTACGAAGTGCGTCGTCAGTTTAAGGAAATCCCAGGAATAATGGAAGGGACTGGTAAGCCTGAATATGCCAAATGTGTTGATATTTCGACTAAGGCAGCTTTACGCGAAATGATGTTGCCGGGTGCTTTGACTATTGGTTTTCCTATTGCGGTAGTGCTTCTCGGAAAGTTGGTTTATAGTGATAACAATCAATTAATTGCTGAAATGTTAGGGGGCTATATGGCTGGTGTTACGGTTTCAGGAGTATTATGGGCTGTTTTTCAAAATAATGCAGGGGGAGCTTGGGACAACGCTAAAAAATCTTTTGAGGCTGGGGTAATGATTAATGGAGAAATGACCTATAAAGGGTCAGATGCGCATAAAGCGGCCGTAACTGGTGATACAGTTGGTGATCCATTCAAAGATACTTCAGGGCCTTCTATGAACATATTGATTAAATTGACTTGTTTGATTGGATTGGTGATGGCTCCGATATTAGGAAATGGTAGTCATACCGTATCCCGTGATTTGGCTTCTTGTTGTATTACTGCTAGTGAATGTACGTCAATGTCTAAAGAGGAATGTGTAGCTAAAGGTTGTACTAATGTAAATTGCGAACATCATCAAGAAATGGCTGCTTGTTGTGCAGCAAATGGTAAATGTACTTCGATGTCAAAAGAAGAATGTGTGGCAAATGGTTGTACTAATAAAAAATGCGAACATCATCCTGCTAAGGTTACAGGCTGCGATATGTCAAAATGTGAAAAAATGACCAAAGAGGAATGTGCTAAAATGTGTGATGATAATGGATGTTCTGCTGAAGAAAAGAAAGTATGTTTGTCTCATTTTGATAAAAATGGAAAGTTTGTTCATACAAAAGGAAAATCATGTTGTACTAAAATTTAA
- the metK gene encoding methionine adenosyltransferase codes for MAYLFTSESVSEGHPDKIADQISDALIDNFLAFDADSKVACETLVTTGQVILAGEVKSDTYLDVQQIARDVIRKIGYTKSEYMFEANSCGILSAIHEQSADINQGVDRKNPEEQGAGDQGMMFGYATNETENFMPLALDLSHKLLQELAALRRENNEITYLRPDAKSQVTLEYSDDNVPVRIDAIVISTQHDDFDAEEAMLAKIKKDIVEILIPRIIAKNPKHAHLFNDKIQYHINPTGKFVIGGPHGDTGLTGRKIIVDTYGGKGAHGGGAFSGKDPSKVDRSAAYATRHIAKNLVAAGVADEILVQVSYAIGVAQPMGIFVNTYGKAKVNLTDGEIAKKVEAIFDMRPYFIEQRLKLRNPIYSETAAYGHMGRTPETVTKTFSAPGGESKTVTVELFTWEKLDFVDQVKTAFGL; via the coding sequence ATGGCTTATTTATTTACGTCAGAATCTGTGAGCGAAGGACATCCAGACAAGATTGCAGACCAAATCTCAGACGCATTAATTGACAACTTTTTAGCATTTGATGCTGATTCGAAAGTAGCATGTGAAACTTTAGTAACTACTGGTCAAGTAATTTTGGCAGGAGAAGTAAAGTCAGACACTTATCTTGATGTACAGCAAATTGCTCGTGATGTAATTAGAAAAATTGGTTACACTAAGAGCGAATATATGTTTGAGGCTAATTCTTGTGGAATTCTTTCGGCTATCCACGAGCAATCAGCAGATATCAATCAAGGTGTTGATAGAAAAAACCCTGAAGAACAAGGAGCGGGTGACCAAGGAATGATGTTTGGTTATGCTACTAATGAAACTGAAAACTTCATGCCATTGGCACTGGATTTATCTCATAAATTACTACAAGAATTAGCCGCTTTAAGACGCGAAAATAATGAAATCACTTATTTACGTCCAGATGCTAAATCTCAAGTAACTTTAGAATATAGTGATGACAATGTACCAGTACGTATTGATGCAATTGTAATCTCTACTCAACACGACGATTTTGACGCTGAAGAAGCAATGCTTGCTAAAATCAAAAAGGACATCGTTGAAATTTTGATTCCAAGAATTATTGCAAAGAATCCAAAACACGCCCATTTATTCAATGACAAAATTCAATACCATATTAACCCAACTGGGAAATTTGTGATTGGTGGTCCTCACGGAGATACTGGTTTAACTGGTAGAAAAATCATTGTAGACACTTACGGTGGTAAAGGAGCTCACGGTGGTGGTGCTTTCTCTGGAAAAGACCCATCTAAAGTAGATAGAAGCGCCGCATATGCAACACGTCATATTGCTAAAAACTTAGTAGCTGCTGGTGTAGCTGATGAGATTTTAGTACAAGTATCATACGCTATTGGAGTTGCTCAACCAATGGGTATTTTTGTAAATACCTATGGTAAAGCTAAAGTAAACTTAACCGATGGTGAAATCGCTAAAAAAGTAGAAGCTATCTTTGATATGCGCCCTTACTTTATTGAGCAACGTTTGAAATTAAGAAACCCAATATACAGCGAAACTGCTGCTTACGGACATATGGGACGTACGCCTGAAACCGTTACTAAAACATTCTCTGCTCCAGGTGGCGAATCTAAAACTGTTACTGTTGAATTGTTTACATGGGAAAAATTAGATTTTGTTGACCAAGTAAAAACAGCTTTTGGATTGTAA
- a CDS encoding deoxynucleoside kinase yields the protein MHIAIAGNIGSGKTTLTQLLSKHFKWEPHYEDVVDNPYLDDFYHQMERWSFNLQIYFLNSRFRQVKQIRESGKKVIQDRTIYEDAHIFAPNLFAMGLMTHRDFDNYTSLFELMESTVKAPDVLIYLRSSIPNLVGQIHKRGREYETSISIDYLSRLNERYEAWIQSYDRGKLLIIDVDNINFVDNPEDLGNIINKIDAELNGLF from the coding sequence ATGCACATAGCAATAGCAGGAAATATAGGTTCAGGAAAAACAACATTAACACAATTACTCTCCAAACATTTCAAATGGGAGCCTCATTATGAGGACGTGGTTGACAACCCTTACCTAGACGACTTTTATCATCAAATGGAGCGTTGGTCATTTAATTTGCAGATTTACTTCTTAAATAGCCGTTTTCGACAAGTAAAACAAATTCGCGAAAGCGGAAAAAAAGTAATCCAAGATCGTACGATTTATGAGGATGCTCATATTTTTGCGCCCAATTTATTTGCCATGGGATTAATGACTCATCGTGATTTTGACAATTACACTTCTTTATTTGAATTAATGGAATCGACAGTTAAAGCTCCAGATGTATTGATATACCTGAGAAGCTCTATTCCGAATTTGGTAGGACAAATACACAAAAGAGGGCGTGAATATGAAACCTCAATTTCTATTGACTATTTAAGTCGTTTGAACGAACGATACGAAGCTTGGATTCAATCTTACGACCGTGGAAAATTATTAATTATAGATGTAGATAACATAAATTTTGTAGACAACCCTGAAGACTTAGGAAACATTATAAATAAAATTGATGCCGAATTAAATGGATTATTCTAA
- a CDS encoding carboxypeptidase regulatory-like domain-containing protein has translation MKKALLVVLSMCSLISVAQSIRLDGFIKDTEGHPLEMANIMAVNRNTNAMDSYAITNDKGKFNLSLNMNTPYSINISYLGMKSRIVEIVTAQENITKTVEMEAGGIELEGVEIVREMPVSIKGDTIVYNADSFKSGTERKLEDVLKKLPGVEVNDDGEVEVEGKKVSKLMVEGKDFFDGDTKLGVKNIPADAIDKIQVLRNYSEVGALKGVENNQDNVAMNIKLKSGKKNFWFGDINAGIGVAHEESRYLINPKLFYYSPTYSVNVISNFNNIGELPLTVQDYFKMTGGFRGVSNKGGSSFDVSSNNLGISLLRNNRAKVIETKFGATNFSYNVNKTWNLSGFGIFTSSTTDLETKSQTTILDSGDQQKSQEVAAQKSNFGLFKLSSSYKPNTKLQFDYDVLAKISKQDEFASLYRESIVNSVSDTEDIFTTKKQDPISYNQNLNLYYTLNDKNILAFEAQHLYQDENPFYNANLQSQPFNLTDYVSGQNRNDLNQDRFVKTNKIDAKLDYYYMVTPKSNINLTIGDTYSYQNFNSHIFQILDNQSVNDLNAVENNNQVNYAFNDVYLGLHYKILTGKFTFNPGVSLHYYDMNNQQLGTDFQQSFVRVLPDVFALYQIKKSESLTYNYSLTNSFTDINKLVEGYVFSNYNSLSLGNRTLENATSQVHSLRYFKYNMYNLENIFANATYTKKVDAVKTNSVFSGINQTSLPYNSNLADETLSGSGNYGRSFLKNYKASIGASVNWSKFNNIQNNRPTTTESLTQNYSVKASTNYKKLPNLELGYAYTINEYNGTTFYTDKPSVKLDYYFLNAFSFVSEYEFFNYRNDSRTVQNEYDFLSASMIYQKKNAKMEYKLSATNILNTTSLNDDSFSQFSTRTAQYTVQPRYVIFSMKYNL, from the coding sequence ATGAAAAAAGCACTTTTGGTGGTTTTGTCTATGTGCTCCTTGATTTCTGTTGCACAATCCATTCGATTAGATGGGTTTATAAAAGATACTGAGGGGCATCCTCTAGAAATGGCGAATATTATGGCTGTAAATCGTAATACTAATGCGATGGACTCCTATGCAATTACAAATGATAAAGGAAAGTTTAACCTTTCGCTGAATATGAATACTCCTTATAGTATTAATATTAGTTATCTAGGGATGAAAAGCAGAATTGTCGAAATTGTTACAGCTCAGGAAAACATCACCAAAACTGTTGAAATGGAAGCTGGTGGAATTGAACTAGAAGGTGTCGAAATAGTTCGTGAAATGCCTGTTTCTATCAAAGGAGATACAATTGTTTATAATGCTGATTCTTTCAAATCAGGAACGGAACGTAAACTAGAAGATGTTTTAAAAAAATTACCTGGAGTTGAGGTAAATGATGATGGTGAAGTTGAAGTAGAGGGAAAAAAAGTTTCCAAATTAATGGTAGAAGGAAAAGATTTTTTTGACGGAGACACTAAATTAGGGGTTAAGAATATTCCAGCAGATGCTATTGATAAAATCCAAGTATTGCGTAACTACAGTGAAGTAGGTGCGCTTAAGGGAGTCGAGAATAATCAGGATAATGTAGCGATGAATATCAAGCTAAAATCTGGTAAAAAGAATTTTTGGTTTGGTGATATAAATGCTGGAATTGGAGTTGCTCATGAAGAAAGTCGCTATCTGATTAATCCAAAATTATTTTATTACAGTCCTACATATAGTGTTAATGTGATTTCAAACTTTAATAATATAGGCGAACTGCCTTTGACTGTTCAAGATTATTTCAAAATGACAGGTGGTTTTAGAGGTGTTTCTAATAAAGGAGGTAGTAGTTTTGATGTTTCTTCTAATAATTTAGGAATCTCGCTTTTGCGAAATAATAGAGCCAAAGTTATTGAGACCAAATTTGGTGCGACTAATTTCTCTTATAATGTAAATAAGACATGGAATCTTAGTGGTTTTGGGATTTTCACAAGTTCAACTACTGATTTAGAAACCAAATCACAGACGACCATATTGGATTCTGGTGACCAACAAAAAAGTCAAGAGGTAGCCGCTCAAAAAAGTAATTTTGGACTATTTAAATTAAGTTCTAGCTATAAGCCCAATACAAAATTGCAATTTGATTATGATGTCTTGGCTAAGATTTCAAAACAAGATGAGTTTGCTTCACTTTATAGAGAATCGATAGTGAATTCAGTTTCGGATACAGAGGATATTTTTACCACCAAAAAGCAAGACCCTATATCGTATAATCAAAACCTGAATTTGTATTATACCTTAAATGATAAAAATATTTTGGCTTTTGAAGCACAACATTTATATCAAGACGAAAACCCATTTTATAATGCGAATTTACAAAGTCAGCCCTTTAATTTAACTGATTATGTATCTGGGCAAAATCGGAATGATTTGAATCAAGATCGTTTTGTGAAAACAAATAAAATAGATGCAAAATTAGATTACTACTATATGGTAACACCTAAGAGTAATATCAATTTAACGATAGGAGATACCTATTCGTACCAAAATTTTAACTCTCATATTTTTCAAATACTCGACAATCAGTCGGTTAATGATTTGAACGCTGTCGAAAATAATAACCAAGTCAATTATGCTTTTAACGATGTCTATTTAGGCTTACATTATAAGATTTTGACAGGGAAATTCACTTTCAATCCCGGAGTTAGTTTGCATTATTATGATATGAATAATCAGCAATTAGGAACAGATTTTCAACAAAGCTTTGTTAGAGTTTTACCAGATGTTTTTGCTTTGTACCAAATCAAGAAATCCGAAAGTTTGACCTATAATTATTCCTTAACCAATAGTTTTACGGATATTAATAAGCTAGTCGAAGGTTATGTTTTTTCAAATTATAACAGTCTTTCATTAGGAAATAGAACACTTGAGAATGCGACTTCGCAAGTGCATTCATTGCGTTATTTTAAGTACAATATGTATAATCTAGAAAATATTTTCGCAAATGCGACCTATACAAAGAAGGTAGACGCTGTAAAAACTAATTCTGTTTTTTCAGGGATTAATCAAACCTCATTGCCCTACAATTCAAATTTAGCCGATGAGACATTGTCAGGTTCTGGAAATTATGGCCGTTCATTTTTAAAGAATTACAAGGCTAGTATTGGTGCCAGTGTCAATTGGTCTAAATTCAACAATATTCAAAACAATAGACCTACTACAACCGAAAGTCTTACGCAGAATTATTCTGTTAAAGCTTCTACCAATTATAAAAAGTTGCCCAACTTAGAACTAGGCTATGCGTATACAATCAATGAGTATAACGGAACTACATTTTATACTGATAAACCATCAGTTAAGTTAGATTATTACTTTCTTAATGCCTTTTCTTTTGTTTCGGAATATGAATTTTTTAACTATCGCAATGATTCGAGAACTGTTCAAAACGAGTATGATTTCTTGAGTGCGAGTATGATTTACCAAAAGAAAAATGCTAAAATGGAATACAAACTTTCAGCGACTAATATTTTAAATACGACTTCGTTAAACGATGATAGTTTTTCTCAGTTTTCAACTAGAACAGCACAATATACCGTGCAACCTCGATATGTGATTTTTTCGATGAAGTATAATTTGTAG